The proteins below come from a single Bombus fervidus isolate BK054 chromosome 15, iyBomFerv1, whole genome shotgun sequence genomic window:
- the Osi23 gene encoding DUF1676 domain-containing protein Osi23 isoform X1: MQMHPRAFYVFILVILVTDGASCDDNTKWYTGLRTVLQNCPLESWNNSGQDEFLEKFRKCVQEHALAALDALLVDDIIPVFEGLDLVRFHEDKNFTDNYRESEIGDDTNWTAVIVKRLLRVLRTHVFKVDVDYLTNKIISLLNNEATDLDSYKFEGRRRRHRRRHNHMVPLMMMGFLLMGSILIPMGFQFLAVLGGKALLLAKMALILSSIQGLKKIATNGVNYGLYHAHPVAQGWHDRSHIEPPNLDLPFPPPLHP, from the exons ATGCAGATGCACCCGCGTGCATTCTACGTGTTCATACTTGTCATCCTTGTGACCGATGGCGCTAGTTGCGACGACAATACGAAGTGGTACACAGGCCTACGTACCGTGCTTCAGAATTGTCCATTGGAATCCTGGAACAATTCAGGACAAGATGAGTTTTTAGAGAAGTTTCGAAAATGCGTGCAGGAACATGCACTGGCTGCTTTGGATGCACTTCTAGTTGATGATATTATACCAGTTTTCGAGGGGCTGGATTTAGTAAGATTTCACGAGGACAAGAATTTTACGGACAATTATAGAGAAAG TGAGATAGGGGATGATACCAATTGGACAGCCGTTATCGTGAAGCGATTGTTACGAGTTTTACGCACTCATGTGTTCAAAGTCGACGTGGATTACCTAaccaataaaattatttccctCCTTAATAATGAAGCAACCGATCTAGATAGCTACAAATTCGAAG GCCGCAGGCGTCGCCACCGTCGTAGACATAACCACATGGTGCCGCTGATGATGATGGGCTTCCTGCTGATGGGTTCGATCTTGATACCCATGGGTTTCCAGTTCCTCGCGGTTCTCGGTGGCAAGGCGTTGCTCTTGGCCAAAATGGCCTTGATACTATCTAGTATCCAAGGCCTAAAAAAAATAGCAACAAATGGCGTTAATTATGGACTGTATCACGCTCACCCTGTGGCACAGGGTTGGCACGATAGAAGCCATATAGAGCCTCCAAATTTAGACTTACCTTTCCCACCGCCGCTTCATCCCTAA
- the Osi23 gene encoding DUF1676 domain-containing protein Osi23 isoform X2, whose protein sequence is MHPRAFYVFILVILVTDGASCDDNTKWYTGLRTVLQNCPLESWNNSGQDEFLEKFRKCVQEHALAALDALLVDDIIPVFEGLDLVRFHEDKNFTDNYRESEIGDDTNWTAVIVKRLLRVLRTHVFKVDVDYLTNKIISLLNNEATDLDSYKFEGRRRRHRRRHNHMVPLMMMGFLLMGSILIPMGFQFLAVLGGKALLLAKMALILSSIQGLKKIATNGVNYGLYHAHPVAQGWHDRSHIEPPNLDLPFPPPLHP, encoded by the exons ATGCACCCGCGTGCATTCTACGTGTTCATACTTGTCATCCTTGTGACCGATGGCGCTAGTTGCGACGACAATACGAAGTGGTACACAGGCCTACGTACCGTGCTTCAGAATTGTCCATTGGAATCCTGGAACAATTCAGGACAAGATGAGTTTTTAGAGAAGTTTCGAAAATGCGTGCAGGAACATGCACTGGCTGCTTTGGATGCACTTCTAGTTGATGATATTATACCAGTTTTCGAGGGGCTGGATTTAGTAAGATTTCACGAGGACAAGAATTTTACGGACAATTATAGAGAAAG TGAGATAGGGGATGATACCAATTGGACAGCCGTTATCGTGAAGCGATTGTTACGAGTTTTACGCACTCATGTGTTCAAAGTCGACGTGGATTACCTAaccaataaaattatttccctCCTTAATAATGAAGCAACCGATCTAGATAGCTACAAATTCGAAG GCCGCAGGCGTCGCCACCGTCGTAGACATAACCACATGGTGCCGCTGATGATGATGGGCTTCCTGCTGATGGGTTCGATCTTGATACCCATGGGTTTCCAGTTCCTCGCGGTTCTCGGTGGCAAGGCGTTGCTCTTGGCCAAAATGGCCTTGATACTATCTAGTATCCAAGGCCTAAAAAAAATAGCAACAAATGGCGTTAATTATGGACTGTATCACGCTCACCCTGTGGCACAGGGTTGGCACGATAGAAGCCATATAGAGCCTCCAAATTTAGACTTACCTTTCCCACCGCCGCTTCATCCCTAA